In a genomic window of Bacillus sp. 2205SS5-2:
- a CDS encoding DUF6143 family protein, whose protein sequence is MGNSIKPVANIINSAFQSSKGRNFAGLTDLLTFGENTVAWGRLFNPPTSKIDLFFDFFTLTNFSTSPYTANLFVDAIPPGEIFTSSNVGNLNTNFNTKPQGELQFNPSVEGEKIGGVNTVLRRVPANETITSGQISGKIIIAPGNSILFLLTSDEVVKARIGFEWWEGTNIF, encoded by the coding sequence ATGGGAAATTCGATTAAACCTGTTGCTAATATTATCAATTCCGCTTTTCAATCCTCAAAGGGAAGAAATTTTGCTGGACTAACGGACTTATTAACATTTGGAGAAAATACTGTAGCTTGGGGTCGTCTCTTTAATCCGCCTACCTCTAAAATTGATTTATTTTTTGACTTCTTTACGCTAACAAACTTCTCCACCTCTCCCTATACGGCCAATCTTTTCGTCGATGCAATCCCGCCTGGGGAAATTTTTACTTCCTCTAATGTAGGGAATTTAAACACCAATTTCAATACCAAGCCGCAAGGAGAATTGCAGTTCAATCCCTCGGTAGAAGGAGAAAAAATTGGGGGAGTGAATACTGTTCTAAGACGAGTACCCGCAAATGAAACGATAACGAGTGGACAAATTAGTGGGAAAATTATCATTGCCCCTGGTAATTCCATTCTATTCTTATTAACAAGTGATGAAGTTGTAAAAGCTAGAATTGGATTTGAATGGTGGGAGGGGACAAATATCTTTTAA
- a CDS encoding MBL fold metallo-hydrolase codes for MNNCTYELYQLEAGSSTLPNYIYIIVDIATLETAIVDPGWNFELIESFFEKIGVKPSAILLTHSHFDHVNLVEPLVEKYGSSVYMSSVECDYYQFTAPKLICFEDMEVLILGKTRIQCLVTPGHTAGGACFLLSDALFTGDTVFIEGCGMCNKEGGSPDQMYESFQRIKKTVAPHIRIYPGHSYGKMPGCRFDELEKYNIYILLNSKEHFVRFRMRKNQEHPPFKKTNWI; via the coding sequence ATGAACAACTGCACCTATGAACTCTACCAATTGGAAGCTGGGTCATCTACACTTCCAAACTACATATATATCATTGTAGATATCGCTACACTGGAAACAGCAATCGTTGATCCAGGATGGAATTTTGAATTAATTGAATCATTTTTTGAAAAAATAGGGGTTAAACCTTCTGCTATATTGCTAACACATTCTCACTTTGACCATGTGAACCTTGTGGAACCACTTGTTGAAAAATATGGCTCGTCAGTGTATATGTCTAGTGTAGAATGCGATTACTACCAATTTACAGCCCCAAAATTAATCTGCTTTGAGGATATGGAAGTCTTAATTCTGGGAAAAACACGTATCCAATGCTTAGTGACACCTGGTCATACTGCCGGCGGGGCTTGTTTTCTCCTCTCAGATGCTCTTTTCACTGGCGATACTGTTTTCATTGAAGGGTGTGGAATGTGCAATAAAGAGGGAGGTTCTCCAGACCAGATGTATGAGAGTTTTCAACGTATCAAAAAGACTGTTGCTCCACATATAAGAATTTATCCAGGTCATTCTTATGGGAAAATGCCAGGTTGCCGTTTTGATGAATTAGAGAAATACAATATCTATATTCTATTAAATTCAAAAGAACATTTTGTGAGGTTCAGAATGAGAAAAAATCAAGAACATCCACCTTTTAAAAAAACTAATTGGATTTAG
- a CDS encoding YVTN family beta-propeller repeat protein: MNKDKGFIYVSNRGSDTVSVIDVDSNKEIKQIPVGQRPFDINITPDNNFLYVANRCSNDISVIKIKKNKVTKTIKVGKTPIDIDFQPGGDFNFSVNNGSNNISVIDIQKNKVIKDIKIGKQPFTSSFTTNGDYYYACNTGSNSVSVVDAAKLKEIKQIKVGKQPFQARVSRNNEQVYVPNNGSNTVSVIDTATNKEIKQIKVGKQPSRTFVSRDNRLVFVSNTGSNSVSVIDIATLKVIKEIKVGKGPFFGMFTPDGSSYYVSNTGGKTLSIIDVATLAEIKRIKVGENPAVGRFTQDGTHFYIPNSGSDTVSVIDTCTLKEVKKIKVGKLPEQAFFVL; the protein is encoded by the coding sequence ATGAACAAGGATAAAGGATTCATTTATGTCAGTAATCGTGGTTCTGATACGGTTTCAGTTATAGATGTTGATTCAAACAAAGAAATCAAACAAATCCCAGTAGGACAAAGACCATTTGATATTAACATCACTCCAGATAATAACTTTCTTTATGTAGCAAATAGATGTTCAAATGATATTTCGGTCATTAAAATCAAAAAAAATAAAGTAACTAAAACCATTAAGGTTGGAAAAACACCAATCGATATTGACTTCCAGCCTGGAGGAGACTTTAACTTCAGTGTAAATAATGGTTCCAATAATATCTCTGTCATTGACATTCAAAAAAACAAAGTTATTAAGGATATAAAAATTGGAAAGCAACCGTTTACTTCGAGTTTTACTACGAATGGAGATTATTACTATGCTTGTAATACAGGATCTAATAGTGTTTCTGTCGTAGACGCAGCCAAACTAAAAGAAATCAAACAAATTAAAGTAGGAAAACAACCATTTCAGGCACGTGTATCTCGAAATAATGAACAGGTTTATGTACCAAACAACGGTTCTAATACCGTTTCTGTCATCGACACGGCCACTAACAAAGAGATTAAGCAAATCAAAGTTGGAAAACAACCATCACGAACCTTTGTATCACGAGATAACCGGTTGGTTTTTGTAAGTAATACGGGATCCAATAGTGTATCGGTGATAGATATTGCCACATTGAAGGTCATTAAAGAGATTAAAGTTGGGAAAGGACCTTTTTTTGGAATGTTCACCCCAGATGGAAGTTCATATTATGTAAGCAATACAGGCGGCAAAACTCTATCGATCATTGATGTAGCCACATTGGCAGAAATTAAGCGAATTAAAGTTGGTGAGAATCCAGCAGTTGGCAGATTTACACAAGATGGAACTCACTTTTATATTCCGAACTCTGGTTCAGACACCGTATCAGTTATTGATACATGTACACTTAAAGAGGTTAAAAAAATAAAGGTAGGAAAACTACCAGAACAGGCCTTCTTTGTTTTATAA